From the genome of Corallococcus soli:
GGCGGCGAACGCGGAGTTCCTGGGCTCGATGAACCGTTGACCCCGGCCAGGGAGCCCCACATGCGTCGTCCCCACGTCCTGCGTTTCCTCGCCCGCGCCGTCGCGGGCGTCACCCTGGGCCTGATGGCGGGGTGCGACCTGGGCGTGGAGGACCTGCCGCTGGAGGATGCGCCGCCGGTGCTCTCCAGCAAGGTCTGCTACGACGACTCGGACTGCGTGGCGAGCGCGTGCTGTGGCGAAGGCAACGCCGTCACCCACGTCACGGAGGGCCCCAACTGCGCGGGCGTGCGGTGTGACGGGACGTGCCCCCCGGGCAGCATCGACTGCGGTCGCTGCATCCCGACGTGCCGCAACGCCCGCTGCGCCGGCGCCTGCCAGTAGCCCGGCGGCGGTCGCGGCGCGCGGGGGCCTTCAGCCCGTCTGTTCGGTGATGGCCCCCGTGGGGGGGACGGCCGCGTCCTTCAGCGGCAGCGTCACGCGGAACGTGGTGCCGCCGCCCGGCGTGTCCTCCACCTCAATGTGGCCCTGGTGGGCCTCCACCACCTGGCGTGACACCCACAGGCCCAGGCCCAGGCCGCCGTAGTGGTGCGTGGACACCGCGCGCTCGAAGCGCTCGAAGATGCGCTCGCGGTCCTCCGGCTTGATGCCGATGCCGTGGTCCACGACGCACAGGCGCACCACCGCGTCGTCCGGTCGCAGCGTCACGTCCACCGGCTTGCCCCGGCCGAACTTCAGCGCGTTGGCCACCAGGTTGTGCACCACCTGGGAGATGCGGGACGCGTCGAAGGCGCCCATCACCGGCCCGTCCACGGTGACGGTGAGCTGCGTGCCCTCGCGCCGGGCCTCCTCCTCCGCGAAGCGCGTCACCTCCACCAGCAGCTCCGCGAGGTCCACGTCCGTGCGGGTGAGCTTCAGCCGGCCGCTGGTGATCTGCGACACGTCCATCAGCACGTCCACCAGCAGCGCGAGCCTCCGGATGAAGGAGCGCGCATGCTTCATCCGCTCCAGGGCCCTGGCCGGCGCGTCCCGTCCCAGGCTGCGCTCCGCCAGCTCCAGGTGCAGCTGGAAGGCGGCCAGCGGCGTGCGCAGCTCGTGCGCCGCCACGGAGAGGAAGTCATCCCGGGCGCGCAGCGCTTCGGCCAGCCCTTCGGCGCGAGCGCGCTCGTCGGCCATCTCCCGGCGCATCCTCGCGAGCCTCAGGTTGGAGGCGATGCGCGCCAGCAGCTCCCCCGCGGAGAAGGGCTTCACCAGGTAGTCGTCCGCCCCGGAGGACAGGCCCTGCACCGTGGCCTGCTCGCCGGCCTTCGCGGACAGCAGCAGGATGGGCAGCTCGCGCGTGTGCGGCGCCGCGCGCAGGGCCTGCAGCAGGCCCACGCCGTCCAGGCGCGGCATCATCACGTCCGACAGCACCAGGTCCGGCGGCCGGGCCAGCGCGAACTCCAGCGCCTTCTGGCCGTCCGTCACCGTCTCCACGTCGTAGTCGGTGGAGAGCACGCGCTGGATGTAGTCCCGCATGTCGCGGTTGTCGTCCACCAGCAGGATGCGCGCGCGGGGCCGCGGGTCCTGGGACGCCTGTCCCGGAGTCGGGGCGTGGTTGGACTGCGTGTGCTCCTTCGGCTTGGAGACGTTCCACAGGAGCGCCTCCTGCACGTAGGCGGACGTGGCCTCGCGCGCCGCGGAGCGGGGCCGGGCCGTGGTGCGGATCCGCTCCGGGGGCAGGTGCGCGTGGCCCAGGGGCAGCTCCACCCGGAAGGTGGTGCCCTCGCCCTCGGTGCTGCGCACCGACACCGCGCCGCCGTGCAGCCGCGCGAACTCCTGCACCAGCGCGAGCCCGATGCCGGTGCCTTCGTGCGTGCGCGACGCGGTGCCCGGCACGCGGTGGAAGCGCTCGAAGAGGCGCGGCAGCTCCTGCGCGGGGATGCCCGCGCCGGTGTCCTCCACCTCCAGCGCCACGCGCCGGCCCTCCTCGCGCAGGCGCAGCGTGACGCCGCCCTGGAGCGTGAACTTGAACGCGTTGGAGACCAGGTTGAGGACGATCTGCTCCCACAGGTCCGGCGCCACGTAGACGGGTTCGGAAAGGGGCGGACAGTCCACGGTGAACTGGAGCCCCGTGCGCTCCATGGCGGAGCGGAAGCTGCTCGCCGCGTCCGCCGTCAGCGCCGCCAGGTCCGCGGGCACGAAGCGCTCCTCCTTGGGGCCGGCCTCCAGGCGCGACAGGTCCAACAGCGCGTTGACCAGCTTGAGCAGGCGCCCCGCGTTGCGGTGCACGCGCTCCAGCTCCTTGCGCGCCTCGTCTGGCAGCGTGCCCGAGCGTCCGGCGAGCAGGTCCTCGGTGGGCCCCAGCATCAGCGTCAGCGGCGTGCGGAACTCGTGGCTGACGTTGGCGAAGAACTCCGACTTGAGCCGGTCCAGCTCCCCCAGCTGCTCGTTCGCGGTGCGCAGCTGCTGGTTGGTCTCCTGGATCTGCTGCGCGCGGCGGAAGATCTCCTCCTCCATCTGCCCCGCGCGGGCCTGGAGCGCTTCGTGCTGGCGGTTGTGCTCCGCGTCCCGGCTCTTCAGGTGGACGAAGTCCGTCACGTCCTCCACGCGGTGGATGATGTAGCGCAGCCTGCCGTCCGCGCCCAACACCGGGGAGTTCAGCGGGCTCCAGTAGCGCACCTCGAACCCGTCCCCCACGGAGCCCGCGCGGGGGATGTCGTACTTCTGGACCGCCATGGCGTCCGGGGCGCCCGTCTTCACCACGCGCTCCAGGGACGCGCGCAGGTTGCTCACTCCGCTGGCCGCCGGGTCCTCCGGGTTGTCCGGGAAGACGTCGAAGATGTGGCGGCCGAGGATGGCCTCGCGCCGCGTCTGGGTGGTGCGCAGGTAGGCGTCCGTCACCGCGACGATGATGAGCCCGGGCGTCAGCACCAGGTACGGATTGGGCGAGGCTTCGAAGAGGCTCCGGAAGTCAGGGGCCTCGGGAGGGCTGGGGGGCATCACGCGTCCTCGAAGGCGGAGGAGTGCGTGGAAGTAGTCACTCGACTTCCGGATGGCCAGGGGCATGTGCCCCGCTTCCCCCGGGTTTTCACCGGTGGACGCTTGGGACCCCGGCGGCCTCCGCCAGCGGGCGGCTCAGGCCGCGGGAGCGGCGTCCGAGGCGGCGATGGGCTGCTGCACGGCGGCCGTCACCCGGGGGGGCGGCTGGGCCTTGAGGCGGGCGTAGTCGAAGCAGGCCACGAGGATGGAGGCCACCGGCACGGCGAAGAGCGCGCCCCACAGGCCGAAGAGCTTCTCCCCCGCGATGAGGGAGAAGGCCACCACCACGGGGTGGATGCGCGCGGCCTCGCCCATGATCTTCGGGTTGAGGAAGTACGCCTCCAGCGCGTGGATGCCGATGATCCACAGCAGGAGCGCGAAGGCCTTCTGCACGCCGTCCGCCAGCGCGATGAGCACGATGGGCACGGAGCTGATGATGGTGCCGAAGATGGGGATGAGGCTGAAGAGCGTGGCGATGGTGGCCAGCAGGAAGGCGAACTTCACGCCGAACAGCAGCAGGCCCACCAGCGTGAGGGCCCCGTTGACCAGGCAGATGGTGACCTGGCCGCGCACCACGCCCGACAGCGAGCGGTCGATGTTCGCCACCAGCGTCTTCGCGTCGGGGAGGAACTCCGCGGGCACCAGCGTGCCGAAGTAGCGGCGGATGGACTGCGCGTCGATGGAGAAGAACGCGGCGACCATCAGGATGAAGAACAGCATGAAGACGCCGGCCAGCACCTCCGTGACGATGCGGCGCGACACGTTGACGATGTCCGACATGTTCTCGCGCACGAGCGTCGTGCCCCGGGACACCGCGTCCGTGAGCATCTGCTCCAGGTCCAGCGCGAGGCTGAAGCCACCGGACGTGCCCGCCGCCGCGCCCTCCATGGCCCGGTCCGACAGGGCCACGGGGATGCCGTACACGTTGAGCCACGTCTCCGCGCGCTGCGCGAGCGTCTGCAGGTGCTCCGGCGTGAGCGCGCTGGCGAAGGCCGCCATCTCCCGGCTGATGCGCACCACCTCGCGGTACAGCTGCGGCACCAGCGCGATGAAGAAGAGGTACACCGCCAGGAAGAAGCCCGAATAGATGAGCAGGATGGCCACCCACCGGGGCACGGAGCGGCCGCCCAGGTTCCACCGCGTGATGCGCCCCACCAGCGGCTGCACCAGGTACGCGATGAGCGCCGCGCCCGCGAAGGGCATCACCACCGAGCGCAGGGTGAAGAGCATCAACGCGATGGCCAGCCACAGCCCCGCGAGGAGCATCAGGCGCTTGCGGCGTTCATCGGGGGCGGTGTCCACGGGCTGCGACATGGACATGGGCTTAGGGCAGTCGCCTCCCTCCTGACAAGCTTCTGGAGGAAACACTCCACGGCCGCCGGGCCGCCGAGCCTCCGCCGGGCCCCTGGCGGGTCTTCAGGCCCGGGGCAGCGGGGATGACGCGCCCAGACGGGCTTCCAGCCGGTCCAGGCAGGCCTGCATCAGGGGGCGCTTGATGCGTCCCTGGGTGGCCTCGCCCAGGCCCAGCATCTGCTCCGTCAGCCAGCGGGTGAGGAAGAGCAGGGGGACGCGGTCGCCGG
Proteins encoded in this window:
- a CDS encoding ATP-binding protein: MPPSPPEAPDFRSLFEASPNPYLVLTPGLIIVAVTDAYLRTTQTRREAILGRHIFDVFPDNPEDPAASGVSNLRASLERVVKTGAPDAMAVQKYDIPRAGSVGDGFEVRYWSPLNSPVLGADGRLRYIIHRVEDVTDFVHLKSRDAEHNRQHEALQARAGQMEEEIFRRAQQIQETNQQLRTANEQLGELDRLKSEFFANVSHEFRTPLTLMLGPTEDLLAGRSGTLPDEARKELERVHRNAGRLLKLVNALLDLSRLEAGPKEERFVPADLAALTADAASSFRSAMERTGLQFTVDCPPLSEPVYVAPDLWEQIVLNLVSNAFKFTLQGGVTLRLREEGRRVALEVEDTGAGIPAQELPRLFERFHRVPGTASRTHEGTGIGLALVQEFARLHGGAVSVRSTEGEGTTFRVELPLGHAHLPPERIRTTARPRSAAREATSAYVQEALLWNVSKPKEHTQSNHAPTPGQASQDPRPRARILLVDDNRDMRDYIQRVLSTDYDVETVTDGQKALEFALARPPDLVLSDVMMPRLDGVGLLQALRAAPHTRELPILLLSAKAGEQATVQGLSSGADDYLVKPFSAGELLARIASNLRLARMRREMADERARAEGLAEALRARDDFLSVAAHELRTPLAAFQLHLELAERSLGRDAPARALERMKHARSFIRRLALLVDVLMDVSQITSGRLKLTRTDVDLAELLVEVTRFAEEEARREGTQLTVTVDGPVMGAFDASRISQVVHNLVANALKFGRGKPVDVTLRPDDAVVRLCVVDHGIGIKPEDRERIFERFERAVSTHHYGGLGLGLWVSRQVVEAHQGHIEVEDTPGGGTTFRVTLPLKDAAVPPTGAITEQTG
- a CDS encoding AI-2E family transporter; translated protein: MSQPVDTAPDERRKRLMLLAGLWLAIALMLFTLRSVVMPFAGAALIAYLVQPLVGRITRWNLGGRSVPRWVAILLIYSGFFLAVYLFFIALVPQLYREVVRISREMAAFASALTPEHLQTLAQRAETWLNVYGIPVALSDRAMEGAAAGTSGGFSLALDLEQMLTDAVSRGTTLVRENMSDIVNVSRRIVTEVLAGVFMLFFILMVAAFFSIDAQSIRRYFGTLVPAEFLPDAKTLVANIDRSLSGVVRGQVTICLVNGALTLVGLLLFGVKFAFLLATIATLFSLIPIFGTIISSVPIVLIALADGVQKAFALLLWIIGIHALEAYFLNPKIMGEAARIHPVVVAFSLIAGEKLFGLWGALFAVPVASILVACFDYARLKAQPPPRVTAAVQQPIAASDAAPAA